TGAAGGGATGTGTAAACAACATGCAGACAGTCTTAACATGAAAACCTCGCGGAAACAACACTACGTAGACCGAAGGTCAGAAAGTGATGTGTTGTGTTTCTTTGAGCTTTTGCTTTGCTTTTTAATCGGATTGATTTGTTTCGacttttggagttttttttttgttttctttagtgGTTTTATATGGAACATGTTCATTTCATGGGAAAAGACGCAATTAGACaagattttagagttatgtgttacaaaaaaaaagacaagattTTAGAGTTTAGCTAGATTATATTATTgtcattaataaaatgaattcCCTACAATTACATTGTATCAATACCATATCCAATTGTTTACAATCTTGTGTTCATTGCGTTTCCATTGTATTGGCCTTCGAGCTCACTATGTATATACAGCAAGTTAGACTAAAGCCTAAACATGTCCAATAGATGACACCTTTGAAGAAGTTGTGATTGATGGATCAATCCAGCGCCGATATAGATTGTGGGAGGAGTCATGGAGCGTTTCTGGTTATAAACTGGTTCGTCCATCATCAGTAAGGATCAAAGCCGGCGGATGAGAGAAGAaagaccaccaccaccaccttgGGTATACATACTTGTGTTGAAGTCCAGCTATGTTCCAAACAGTAACTAGGTCATCCATCTAGTGTAATCATGTGGCTTTGACACTCAATCTTATCCTTGTTAATCAACACACGACACGAGCAGCATCTGCCATGAGCCCCCCGATGCCTAGGCAAAGTGATTATCAAAACTCACAATTTTTCTGGTTGATACGTGTCAGAAAGTAGAAACAGACAACAAAATTGTATCAGGAAAAGACAGATCTAAGCTATATTTGTCAGAGCCCACGAAAAGGTCACATCTTTCTAAACATGTAGGACGATCGAACGGCTGAAGATCAAATGGACCATGAAGGCGTTGCTATTGATGCCTCTGGTAGAGTTCCAGTTCTACTAGGGAGTAAGTCATTATTAATTCAAGAAAAAGACTGATCCATTCCTTATTAGAGCATATGCAATGGTGTACTCCACCTTAGAATCCTTAggaatattttagtaattttttttttttgaatagttaaggattcCAATCAAAACTGTGTGTCCAATGGTGTTCCCGAAGATGGagtttttaagaataaaaaaataattttttttaatttttcttttaaattgaaattgaaattttattaattgcatgattaaaaataaagatacaatgattaaatataaagatacactaattattaattttcatcaccaaatttgtttcaaatattttcgattaaatcatttttcaatcGTTCATGCATATGCCTATCACGAAGATCATTCCGAACGCGAAAGAGATTATCCAGATTTGTAGGCCTCTCGGTTTTCACCTGTGAACTTCTGCTGACGTCTCCTTCTTCAACGACTGATCGAAATCGCCTTTTCGTCTCGagctctgattttttttctcgcCTTCGATCtcgaatgaattttttttttccgcaaAACCAAACACAATAGCTCACCGAGTCTATCCTCCTCCGACACGTGCACTAAGGATCAAGTCCTTCATATCCTTATTTACGGACTGATCCGTTGTTATGTTagccaaaatattattattatatttcattaatCATATGATTACCTCCTAAGGACTCTTCTTGGACCGCCGTTGCGGATGGTCTTAGTCCTCAAGATGTTACTGTGTTTTGGTATATGAAGGGTGTCTTTAATGGACGGTGCGGGGTCGATTTGGACCGTGGTGTGGCTGCGGTTGGGTAAACACTGGGAAGCCAGAGGGTCTCCGTGGAATCAACAAGATGGCTTCTTTGCCCACCAAAActaaatgataaaattattctATCTTTTCTGAGAATGATCTCTATCTTCATATTGATATGAACGTTGTCATGACATTATAATTTAAGTGTTTTCCTTTTGACTTGCGAATTGAAATGTTGTAACAATGATGGGGCAATAATAAGCTTTCAAACAATGAAGTCAAAACTTAGGTTAAACCATCTactctcaaaaataaaataaatatgaaaaaagaaaagaatagagATTTTATGGTTGAAAAACTTTTcagtatttaaaaaaactattcgAATATTTGTCATTTTTCATTGGCCaacattatttgatatttaaaacGTGGTTGAGAAACTCAATTTTCTACCCAATGATGATGTCCTTTAAAGAACTGAATATAAAATGATGACTGAAGAGAAACAGAGACCATTGAACTGATGAAAAACAAAGAAGACTATATTGAACAGTTGCATGGGTAGAAAGTACACACAGAGGAAGCTTACATTAAACGGTTTTATTTGGTAAGAAATATACATTTGGCTTCCTTTCGTCAAGTAAACTGATTCATGAGTTTGGTATCTTGGCAGGGTCATCAGGTGCTTGCCAAGGATTGCCCGTCACCAATCTCTTCGTCCTCAACATTCTTATCTCGTTCGTGCTCGTGCTCATTCTCTTCTAACGATCTTCCCATAGTTTCCTTCGTGAAGAAATACGTCACAAACATTCCAGTAATACAAACTCCACCAAGAATCAAGAAAGCAGTTCTCATTCGGTTCGCATCAGGATAAACCTGGTTTATATCATCGCCGTCTTCTACCTCCTTCGTAGCCCACAAGAATCCAACAGTGCCCACAATAGCCCCAAGCTTACCCGCGGCTCCAGATATCCCGTGGCAAGTCGACCTAAACCTAGCCGGGAAAAGCTCCGCGGGAATGATAAAAGTTGTAGTGTTGGGACCAAAgttacaaaagaagaaaacgaaacCGTAAAGAACCATAAAGCCTTTCTCTGTCTGCTCATGCTTTGACCAATACCAAGTGTACGGAATCCCCGCGGCCAAAAAAATAACGGCCATGAAGAAAAACCCCATAATCTGGATCCTGACACGACCTACCTTGTCGATGAAGAAAACTGTGAACCAGTAACCGGGAATGGTAGAGCAAGCGGCGATGATGGCTCCTAGTTTAGCCACTTCGAAGGTTGCGTCGTAGACGTTTGTGGTGGCGGAAGAAGAAGGTTTGTGGGAGTAGCTACTGAAAATATGGGAGAGGAGGAAGTTGCTTGTGTAGAAGACGACGTCTACTAGGAACCAGTTAGCGGATGCGGCAAAGAGGTCACGGCCGTGGAGGCGGAGGAAGCGAATGGAGAAGAGCTTGTAGGTAGGCGGTGGTGAAGGAGAAGGTGCCTCCGTCGTTATTTCGTCAGAGATATTAGATATTGACATGACTTTTTGCATGTCTTTTGCTGCTTGGACTATATTGTGTTCCACAAGTGCTGTGTACCTGCATGCATGGTACTACTAGTTTTAATTAATAAGCCGCATTTAATGTAAAATAGACtatttatacatttacaaatcgagtttttgttattttgacttttttccttttttattgaATGCCGTACGGACTAGAGTACAAACTAGTGGACTAGCCGAAGGCGACCGTttcttatattacgctaaaaACCTCACCCTAAGAACTCTGCAATAAACATGTCCTATAAATATTAGATGGAAgaataataaaactataaaatattaaataagttATATGTATGATTGGTGAAgacttttttgttaaaaatgatTGGTGGAGTCTTGGAATAAATTACGCAAGGATGAGATGGCTGGTAAGGTATATACCACAGTATTTGGTATCCATCCGAATATCCCTTACAATGTCAATGACTCATTTAAAACAAACAACTAATTTGTAACCCTCCGAATaactgatatatattatatatcaataaaatctAGCTATTAAAATATACAACTAACTACAATTGTTAAGGAATCTAATATtgtatacaaaatataagatgCCATTAAACCATAGCTCTAAACCCACCATCAACTCTTAACATTTTCAATACACTAGAAAAACGTTTTTATGGTCTTCATTAGTTAAAGTacaatatatgtattaaaaacaaGAATTGAGAAATCATCTAGGAATGTATATCATGCGTCACCATGGGAGTTGTAAAAGAATGTTTGAAATCATAGCATCTAtcgttttgtttttataataagaTGTTGAAGAAGCAGAATGTCTTTTTAGTTAGTTTTCTATTTAAATATTCCAAAATATGTTAAACTgcaaaaatttgtaaaatatatgaaaCTGCTGTTTTTCTACCCAAAGgaaagaaaattacaaaatcgGGTAAGTTTATTTCTATATAaccatctatactattaaaatagaaatcatgACTTATTTGATCATTTGATGTGTGATTTATTAGTTTGGACCCTCCATTAgaaattcataattttaaataggtttttatttattcaactaTACATTTTGTGTTTAGGCTAACATTGAAAAACTTAAATCAATTAAAACCAGTAACTTCCCATTATTTTAGGGATTTtctaatatgtaaaaaatagaattttagcAAACCAACCTTTCAAATTCGTGATAACAAACCATATATGTTATCTAATTATCATTTTGGCTGACTGAATATCTAACTGTATTATGTGAAAACAATACCACAACACAAAGTTTTGCAAAGA
This region of Brassica napus cultivar Da-Ae chromosome C5, Da-Ae, whole genome shotgun sequence genomic DNA includes:
- the LOC106421328 gene encoding probable inorganic phosphate transporter 1-8 — encoded protein: MNSESQIKKRTLPPRVLSSLDAARIQWYHFKAIIIAGMGLFTDAYDLFCIAPIMKMISHIYYHGDSITTAVLSLSYAIALLGTATGQLVFGYLGDRVGRRRVYELCLIIMILSSFGCGFSVCTSRRSCVMVSLGFFRFILGLGIGGDYPLSATIMSEFSNKRTRGAFIAAVFSMQGLGILVSSAVTMAVCVAFKNFGSGSKADGEAPVEADVAWRLILMIGALPAALTLYWRVLMPETARYTALVEHNIVQAAKDMQKVMSISNISDEITTEAPSPSPPPTYKLFSIRFLRLHGRDLFAASANWFLVDVVFYTSNFLLSHIFSSYSHKPSSSATTNVYDATFEVAKLGAIIAACSTIPGYWFTVFFIDKVGRVRIQIMGFFFMAVIFLAAGIPYTWYWSKHEQTEKGFMVLYGFVFFFCNFGPNTTTFIIPAELFPARFRSTCHGISGAAGKLGAIVGTVGFLWATKEVEDGDDINQVYPDANRMRTAFLILGGVCITGMFVTYFFTKETMGRSLEENEHEHERDKNVEDEEIGDGQSLAST